Proteins encoded together in one Streptomyces sp. TLI_171 window:
- a CDS encoding ROK family transcriptional regulator: MTTRNAPRSPLAGTPSLLRAINDRAALELLLANGPLSRTQIGSLTGLSKPTASQLLARLEAVGLVVPVGTTAGGPGPNAQLYQVNPAAGYVAGLDVTSTTVRVAVADITGATLVEHRVSTKGWAAAATVERVAEAVAEAVRRAQLAPGSLREVVIGIGGAPDPATGKLRYASHLPGWHSPHLLEELSAAVGAPVSIENDVNLAAVAEQAGGAAAGCEDFVLLWAEEGIGAAIVIAGRLHRGFTGGAGEVGYMPAPDAPVSLSSRRKISGGFQDLAGAPAVLALARKHGLRGADAAQAVAGALDVPEGDAFLTELADRLAVGLAVISSVVDPELVVLSGGTPTAGGERLRELVQEALGRMSIPRPEVRLSALPGSPVLTGALQRALATARDALFSTH, encoded by the coding sequence GTGACCACCCGAAACGCACCCCGTTCCCCGCTGGCCGGCACCCCCAGCCTGCTGCGGGCCATCAATGACCGTGCCGCGCTGGAGCTGCTGCTCGCCAACGGTCCGCTGTCCCGCACCCAGATCGGGAGCCTGACGGGGCTCTCGAAGCCGACGGCCTCGCAGCTGCTGGCTCGCCTGGAGGCGGTGGGCCTGGTCGTGCCGGTGGGGACGACGGCCGGTGGGCCGGGGCCGAACGCGCAGCTCTACCAGGTGAATCCGGCGGCGGGTTACGTCGCGGGCCTGGACGTGACCAGCACCACCGTCCGGGTCGCGGTGGCCGACATCACCGGCGCGACGCTGGTCGAGCACCGGGTGTCCACCAAGGGCTGGGCCGCGGCGGCCACCGTGGAACGGGTGGCGGAGGCCGTCGCGGAGGCGGTGCGCCGGGCGCAGCTCGCGCCGGGCAGCCTGCGCGAGGTGGTGATCGGGATCGGCGGCGCACCAGACCCGGCGACCGGGAAGCTGCGCTACGCCTCGCACCTGCCGGGCTGGCACTCGCCGCACCTGCTGGAGGAGCTGTCGGCGGCGGTCGGCGCCCCGGTGTCGATCGAGAACGACGTGAACCTGGCCGCGGTGGCCGAGCAGGCGGGCGGCGCGGCGGCCGGGTGCGAGGACTTCGTGCTGCTGTGGGCCGAGGAGGGCATCGGCGCGGCGATCGTGATCGCCGGCCGGCTGCACCGCGGCTTCACCGGAGGTGCGGGCGAGGTCGGCTACATGCCGGCGCCGGACGCCCCGGTGTCGTTGAGCTCCCGCCGGAAGATCTCCGGCGGTTTCCAGGACCTGGCCGGCGCGCCGGCGGTGCTGGCGCTCGCCCGCAAGCACGGGCTGCGCGGCGCCGACGCGGCCCAGGCGGTGGCCGGCGCCCTGGACGTCCCCGAGGGCGACGCCTTCCTGACCGAGCTGGCCGACCGGCTGGCGGTCGGGTTGGCGGTGATCTCCTCGGTGGTGGACCCGGAGCTGGTGGTGCTCTCCGGGGGCACCCCGACCGCGGGCGGCGAGCGCCTGCGGGAGCTGGTCCAGGAGGCGCTGGGCCGGATGTCCATCCCGCGACCCGAGGTGCGGCTGTCCGCCCTGCCCGGTTCGCCCGTCCTGACCGGCGCGCTGCAGCGCGCGCTGGCGACCGCCCGGGACGCGCTCTTCAGCACCCACTGA
- a CDS encoding mechanosensitive ion channel family protein, giving the protein MLADSTPDTATPTFTLPTSAAEMTDTTRQAAGWLDDNWQGWLVNGLRIVFILALALVLRAVVRKVIDKLIARMGRPAEADDDHGVLGGLLANSGVVNTERRQQRSEAIGSVLRSVASFSILGTASLMALSVLGVDLAPLLASAGVAGVAIGFGARNLVTDFLSGVFMIMEDQYGVGDEIDTGVATGTVLEVGLRVTKLRGAGGEIWYIRNGEVKRIANMSQGWGTATVDVQVGYKEDLERVEALVLEAAEQLAKETPFDELIWGRVKVLGVESVAVDSVQLRIEARCTPGRSAQVARALRLRLKAAFDLAGVRLKEEAATAVPAQAAAPEVLPPSALADPNSLRSLAAKPIPTQN; this is encoded by the coding sequence ATGCTCGCCGACTCCACTCCCGACACCGCAACGCCGACGTTCACGCTGCCCACCAGCGCCGCCGAGATGACCGACACCACCCGGCAGGCGGCCGGCTGGCTGGACGACAACTGGCAGGGCTGGTTGGTCAATGGGCTGCGGATCGTGTTCATCCTGGCCCTGGCGCTGGTGCTGCGGGCGGTGGTCCGCAAGGTCATCGACAAGTTGATCGCCCGGATGGGGCGGCCCGCGGAGGCCGACGACGACCACGGGGTGCTCGGCGGACTGCTGGCCAACAGCGGCGTGGTCAACACCGAGCGGCGCCAGCAGCGCTCCGAGGCGATCGGCTCGGTGCTGCGCTCGGTGGCCTCGTTCTCCATCCTCGGCACCGCCTCGCTGATGGCGCTGTCGGTGCTGGGCGTGGACCTGGCCCCGCTGCTGGCCTCGGCGGGTGTCGCCGGTGTCGCGATCGGCTTCGGCGCGCGCAACCTGGTCACCGACTTCCTGTCCGGCGTCTTCATGATCATGGAGGACCAGTACGGCGTCGGCGACGAGATCGACACCGGCGTGGCCACCGGCACGGTGCTGGAGGTCGGCCTGCGGGTGACCAAGCTGCGCGGCGCGGGCGGCGAGATCTGGTACATCCGCAACGGCGAGGTGAAGCGGATCGCCAACATGAGCCAGGGCTGGGGCACCGCCACCGTGGACGTCCAGGTGGGCTACAAGGAGGACCTGGAGCGGGTCGAGGCGCTGGTGCTGGAGGCTGCCGAGCAGCTCGCCAAGGAGACCCCGTTCGACGAGCTGATCTGGGGCCGGGTGAAGGTCCTCGGCGTCGAGTCGGTCGCCGTGGACTCGGTGCAGCTGCGGATCGAGGCGCGCTGCACCCCCGGCAGGTCGGCCCAGGTCGCCCGGGCGCTGCGGTTGCGGCTGAAGGCCGCCTTCGACCTGGCGGGCGTCAGGCTCAAGGAGGAGGCCGCCACCGCCGTCCCGGCGCAGGCCGCGGCCCCCGAGGTGCTGCCGCCGTCCGCGCTGGCCGATCCCAACTCGCTGCGTTCGCTGGCGGCCAAGCCGATACCGACCCAGAACTGA